In the genome of Achromobacter sp. MFA1 R4, the window AATTGAAAAGATCTATCGAGATAGTCGTCATTTTCAATCATTAGTAAGCTAATAGATAGGATACAATCTATTCCATGCCTACTCCTTCCGACTCCCAGCTCATGGCCACCACCGCCAACCTCATGGTGCTGTCGCGCGCCTATCGCGGCGCCGCCGACAAGGCGCTCGTCGACTACGGCCTGTCGCAGGCCACCGCCTGGCCCGTCATCCTGGCCGGCCGGCTGGGCGATGGGGTGCGCCAGGGCGCGCTGGCCGAGGCGCTGGGCGTCGAAGGCCCCTCGCTGGTGCGCGTGCTGGACCAACTGGTCGCCGCCGGGCTGATGGAACGCCGCGAAGACCCCCACGACCGCCGCGCCCGCACCCTGCACCTCACCGAAGCCGGCCACGCGCTGCGCGCCCAGGTCGAAGACGTGCTGGTCGAACTGCGCCGCCGCATCTTCAACGGCATCAGCGAGTCCGACCTCGAAGCCTGCCTGCGCGTCTTCGACGCCATGAAGGTGT includes:
- a CDS encoding MarR family winged helix-turn-helix transcriptional regulator translates to MPTPSDSQLMATTANLMVLSRAYRGAADKALVDYGLSQATAWPVILAGRLGDGVRQGALAEALGVEGPSLVRVLDQLVAAGLMERREDPHDRRARTLHLTEAGHALRAQVEDVLVELRRRIFNGISESDLEACLRVFDAMKVSLGRSGAGAQEDARP